The Eurosta solidaginis isolate ZX-2024a chromosome 4, ASM4086904v1, whole genome shotgun sequence genome includes a window with the following:
- the LOC137250556 gene encoding uncharacterized PE-PGRS family protein PE_PGRS54-like isoform X1, translating into MRVLEVFTLTTIYLTLSEAYGVSHGGGTSRGINLGGAKGADGGGLLGVGSGISSGASASSSATATAGGYGGAKADSVASSSAMGIAGIDEGSGKGGSSSALADSAVNAAVGGNAGRLGGYGGGKGASSGYGSTSDGGLGLVGIRGGLGTGAEVGHGGAGGYGAGKGAKGAHGSGREHGSATAGGFSIGGELVTDSESGLRGVGGVGNNGGHGGAGGGGSYGDSLSSSGSTSSSNFEDGSRIEGGNGAASNYGDGKEGSGSHGIAASHGTNIRNEIGGSDGASGFGGGSASAGGLSSGPFVGGIGAGLGAGFDSAGAAGAGGSYGAGKGNAGGHGSFGGHGSTNAGSSGVTAIGADGKGHYGSGSTLSGSSSHGAGSYGSGSVLAGGSSAGTLGQGLGAGVGGAFRGSGASGSYGVGKGYVAGHGSAGGHGTIISDSLGATGKGSEKGYVIDGVIFGAGSKYSYGGGASSHGGGLTSPESSSDGTHEVRKESGIGSSFGGANGAGAGSSYGGGQGNVGGHGSAGGHGSATSDTSGSTGFGVEQGAGIGVVNFGAGGKDSHDGFATSSSSGADGVGTNVATGSGGGFGGAGSYGNEKGGGGGHGLPTGTGSGSGAGSYGGGKGASGGFGLSSGGCFGGISGSNIEYDSSKGSASASESIGSDAGAVGGSFGAGFGGVGGAGGGSRATGHGGAYAGGKESNVGNNFGSAGDGHGSSPSGGAGGQTGSYGITSSLAEKSPSASGSAGIGAGLGGTLSASGGVSSNGGGKGAVAHEYGSGSRDGGGVGLSGHGGTKGGHDGSYGHSHGIGSGSGLALGLAFDSGLGGGFGSFGSNVASSGGYGFGAYGARPGTYGAVGHGGYGGGSHGGVAGGYGHSGAGGYGSGVHSAGGYGSGSYGGGSAGPVGFGSNDGYGSSTATSASASASAHSSAASGSYKTGYGR; encoded by the exons ATGCGGGTGCTAGAAGTGTTTACTTTGACTACGATTTACTTGACCTTGAGCGAAG CATATGGTGTTTCACATGGTGGAGGCACTTCTAGAGGCATAAACTTAGGTGGCGCTAAAGGAGCTGATGGTGGTGGCTTGCTGGGCGTGGGATCTGGAATAAGTAGCGGTGCTAGTGCTAGTTCGTCAGCTACAGCTACAGCAGGTGGTTATGGAGGAGCTAAAGCAGATTCTGTTGCTAGTAGTTCTGCCATGGGAATTGCTGGCATAGACGAAGGTTCTGGAAAAGGTGGTAGCAGCTCTGCTTTGGCTGATAGTGCAGTTAATGCTGCAGTTGGCGGCAATGCGGGTAGACTTGGAGGCTATGGTGGTGGTAAAGGTGCATCAAGTGGATATGGATCAACATCAGATGGTGGCTTAGGTCTAGTTGGTATTAGAGGTGGGCTAGGAACAGGTGCTGAAGTTGGACATGGAGGTGCCGGTGGATATGGCGCCGGAAAGGGTGCCAAAGGCGCACACGGATCAGGTAGAGAACATGGATCAGCAACCGCTGGTGGCTTTAGTATTGGGGGCGAACTCGTAACGGACAGTGAAAGCGGACTACGTGGCGTTGGTGGTGTTGGTAATAATGGAGGACACGGTGGCGCTGGTGGTGGTGGTAGCTATGGTGATAGTTTATCATCTTCTGGAAGCACAAGTTCTAGCAATTTTGAAGATGGTTCTCGCATTGAAGGTGGTAACGGGGCAGCTAGCAACTATGGTGACGGAAAAGAGGGATCCGGTAGTCACGGTATAGCGGCAAGTCACGGAACAAACATTAGAAATGAAATAGGAGGGTCGGATGGTGCCAGCGGCTTTGGTGGTGGATCAGCATCAGCGGGAGGTTTAAGTTCTGGCCCATTTGTGGGAGGTATAGGAGCAGGACTTGGAGCCGGCTTTGATAGCGCTGGTGCTGCAGGTGCTGGCGGTAGTTACGGTGCTGGAAAGGGAAATGCCGGTGGGCACGGCTCATTCGGTGGTCATGGGTCTACAAATGCGGGTAGCTCAGGAGTCACAGCAATTGGTGCTGATGGTAAAGGCCACTATGGTAGTGGTTCAACATTATCTGGAAGTAGTTCGCATGGTGCCGGTAGCTATGGTAGTGGATCTGTGTTAGCAGGAGGTTCAAGCGCTGGTACACTTGGACAAGGGCTAGGAGCTGGAGTAGGAGGCGCCTTTCGTGGTTCAGGGGCCAGTGGTAGTTACGGTGTTGGAAAGGGATACGTTGCTGGACACGGCTCAGCCGGAGGTCATGGAACTATTATTTCGGATAGCTTGGGAGCCACAGGAAAAGGAAGTGAAAAAGGGTATGTTATTGATGGCGTAATTTTCGGTGCTGGCAGTAAATATAGCTATGGTGGTGGAGCTAGTAGCCATGGTGGTGGATTAACATCACCTGAAAGTTCAAGTGATGGCACACATGAAGTACGGAAAGAATCTGGAATTGGAAGCAGTTTCGGTGGCGCTAATGGCGCAGGAGCTGGTAGTAGCTATGGTGGTGGGCAAGGGAATGTCGGTGGACATGGCTCAGCTGGTGGTCATGGATCTGCAACCTCGGATACCTCAGGATCCACAGGATTTGGAGTTGAACAAGGAGCTGGTATTGGTGTCGTAAATTTCGGTGCTGGTGGTAAAGATAGCCATGATGGTTTTGCAACATCATCAAGCTCCGGCGCAGACGGAGTAGGAACGAATGTGGCAACTGGTAGTGGAGGTGGTTTCGGTGGTGCTGGTAGTTATGGCAATGAAAAAGGCGGCGGCGGCGGACATGGTTTGCCAACAGGTACTGGCTCAGGTTCCGGTGCCGGTAGCTATGGTGGTGGAAAAGGTGCAAGTGGAGGATTTGGTTTATCATCAGGTGGTTGCTTTGGAGGTATTAGTGGTAGTAATATTGAATATGACTCTTCAAAAGGTTCTGCTTCCGCTAGTGAATCTATTGGCTCAGATGCAGGAGCAGTAGGTGGAAGTTTCGGTGCTGGATTTGGAGGAGTTGGTGGAGCTGGTGGTGGTAGCCGTGCGACTGGCCATGGTGGTGCATATGCTGGCGGAAAAGAAAGTAACGTAGGAAATAATTTTGGTTCTGCTGGTGATGGGCACGGTAGTAGCCCGTCTGGTGGTGCAGGTGGCCAAACAGGCTCATATGGCATAACCTCTTCATTGGCTGAAAAGTCTCCTTCTGCTAGTGGATCAGCAGGAATTGGTGCAGGTCTTGGCGGCACACTAAGTGCCTCCGGTGGTGTTTCCAGTAATGGAGGTGGTAAAGGGGCTGTAGCACATGAATACGGCAGTGGCAGCAGAGATGGTGGTGGTGTAGGTCTAAGCGGGCATGGAGGCACTAAAGGAGGTCATGATGGTAGTTATGGCCATAGTCATGGTATTGGCAGCGGATCCGGCTTAGCCCTCGGTCTTGCTTTCGATAGTGGCCTTGGAGGTGGATTTGGAAGTTTTGGTAGCAATGTAGCTAGTTCTGGAGGTTATGGCTTTGGTGCATATGGCGCTCGCCCTGGAACGTACGGCGCTGTTGGGCATGGTGGTTATGGTGGTGGAAGTCACGGTGGCGTTGCTGGAGGTTATGGCCATAGTGGTGCTGGAGGTTATGGTAGTGGAGTGCATAGCGCTGGTGGTTATGGCTCTGGTAGTTACGGTGGCGGTTCTGCAGGACCTGTTGGTTTTGGAAGCAATGATGGCTACGGAAGCAGCACAGCTACGTCGGCTTCGGCGTCAGCATCCGCGCATTCATCTGCGGCATCAGGTAGCTACAAAACTGGCTATGGCCGTTGA
- the LOC137250556 gene encoding spidroin-1-like isoform X3, with protein sequence MRVLEVFTLTTIYLTLSEAYGVSHGGGTSRGINLGGAKGADGGGLLGVGSGISSGASASSSATATAGGYGGAKADSVASSSAMGIAGIDEGSGKGGSSSALADSAVNAAVGGNAGRLGGYGGGKGASSGYGSTSDGGLGLVGIRGGLGTGAEVGHGGAGGYGAGKGAKGAHGSGREHGSATAGGFSIGGELVTDSESGLRGVGGVGNNGGHGGAGGGGSYGDSLSSSGSTSSSNFEDGSRIEGGNGAASNYGDGKEGSGSHGIAASHGTNIRNEIGGSDGASGFGGGSASAGGLSSGPFVGGIGAGLGAGFDSAGAAGAGGSYGAGKGNAGGHGSFGGHGSTNAGSSGVTAIGADGKGHYGSGSTLSGSSSHGAGSYGSGSVLAGGSSAGTLGQGLGAGVGGAFRGSGASGSYGVGKGYVAGHGSAGGHGTIISDSLGATGKGSEKGYVIDGVIFGAGSKYSYGGGASSHGGGLTSPESSSDGTHEVRKESGIGSSFGGANGAGAGSSYGGGQGNVGGHGSAGGHGSATSDTSGSTGFGVEQGAGIGVVNFGAGGKDSHDGFATSSSSGADGVGTNVATGSGGGFGGAGSYGNEKGGGGGHGLPTGTGSGSGAGSYGGGKGASGGFGLSSGSASASESIGSDAGAVGGSFGAGFGGVGGAGGGSRATGHGGAYAGGKESNVGNNFGSAGDGHGSSPSGGAGGQTGSYGITSSLAEKSPSASGSAGIGAGLGGTLSASGGVSSNGGGKGAVAHEYGSGSRDGGGVGLSGHGGTKGGHDGSYGHSHGIGSGSGLALGLAFDSGLGGGFGSFGSNVASSGGYGFGAYGARPGTYGAVGHGGYGGGSHGGVAGGYGHSGAGGYGSGVHSAGGYGSGSYGGGSAGPVGFGSNDGYGSSTATSASASASAHSSAASGSYKTGYGR encoded by the exons ATGCGGGTGCTAGAAGTGTTTACTTTGACTACGATTTACTTGACCTTGAGCGAAG CATATGGTGTTTCACATGGTGGAGGCACTTCTAGAGGCATAAACTTAGGTGGCGCTAAAGGAGCTGATGGTGGTGGCTTGCTGGGCGTGGGATCTGGAATAAGTAGCGGTGCTAGTGCTAGTTCGTCAGCTACAGCTACAGCAGGTGGTTATGGAGGAGCTAAAGCAGATTCTGTTGCTAGTAGTTCTGCCATGGGAATTGCTGGCATAGACGAAGGTTCTGGAAAAGGTGGTAGCAGCTCTGCTTTGGCTGATAGTGCAGTTAATGCTGCAGTTGGCGGCAATGCGGGTAGACTTGGAGGCTATGGTGGTGGTAAAGGTGCATCAAGTGGATATGGATCAACATCAGATGGTGGCTTAGGTCTAGTTGGTATTAGAGGTGGGCTAGGAACAGGTGCTGAAGTTGGACATGGAGGTGCCGGTGGATATGGCGCCGGAAAGGGTGCCAAAGGCGCACACGGATCAGGTAGAGAACATGGATCAGCAACCGCTGGTGGCTTTAGTATTGGGGGCGAACTCGTAACGGACAGTGAAAGCGGACTACGTGGCGTTGGTGGTGTTGGTAATAATGGAGGACACGGTGGCGCTGGTGGTGGTGGTAGCTATGGTGATAGTTTATCATCTTCTGGAAGCACAAGTTCTAGCAATTTTGAAGATGGTTCTCGCATTGAAGGTGGTAACGGGGCAGCTAGCAACTATGGTGACGGAAAAGAGGGATCCGGTAGTCACGGTATAGCGGCAAGTCACGGAACAAACATTAGAAATGAAATAGGAGGGTCGGATGGTGCCAGCGGCTTTGGTGGTGGATCAGCATCAGCGGGAGGTTTAAGTTCTGGCCCATTTGTGGGAGGTATAGGAGCAGGACTTGGAGCCGGCTTTGATAGCGCTGGTGCTGCAGGTGCTGGCGGTAGTTACGGTGCTGGAAAGGGAAATGCCGGTGGGCACGGCTCATTCGGTGGTCATGGGTCTACAAATGCGGGTAGCTCAGGAGTCACAGCAATTGGTGCTGATGGTAAAGGCCACTATGGTAGTGGTTCAACATTATCTGGAAGTAGTTCGCATGGTGCCGGTAGCTATGGTAGTGGATCTGTGTTAGCAGGAGGTTCAAGCGCTGGTACACTTGGACAAGGGCTAGGAGCTGGAGTAGGAGGCGCCTTTCGTGGTTCAGGGGCCAGTGGTAGTTACGGTGTTGGAAAGGGATACGTTGCTGGACACGGCTCAGCCGGAGGTCATGGAACTATTATTTCGGATAGCTTGGGAGCCACAGGAAAAGGAAGTGAAAAAGGGTATGTTATTGATGGCGTAATTTTCGGTGCTGGCAGTAAATATAGCTATGGTGGTGGAGCTAGTAGCCATGGTGGTGGATTAACATCACCTGAAAGTTCAAGTGATGGCACACATGAAGTACGGAAAGAATCTGGAATTGGAAGCAGTTTCGGTGGCGCTAATGGCGCAGGAGCTGGTAGTAGCTATGGTGGTGGGCAAGGGAATGTCGGTGGACATGGCTCAGCTGGTGGTCATGGATCTGCAACCTCGGATACCTCAGGATCCACAGGATTTGGAGTTGAACAAGGAGCTGGTATTGGTGTCGTAAATTTCGGTGCTGGTGGTAAAGATAGCCATGATGGTTTTGCAACATCATCAAGCTCCGGCGCAGACGGAGTAGGAACGAATGTGGCAACTGGTAGTGGAGGTGGTTTCGGTGGTGCTGGTAGTTATGGCAATGAAAAAGGCGGCGGCGGCGGACATGGTTTGCCAACAGGTACTGGCTCAGGTTCCGGTGCCGGTAGCTATGGTGGTGGAAAAGGTGCAAGTGGAGGATTTGGTTTATCATCAG GTTCTGCTTCCGCTAGTGAATCTATTGGCTCAGATGCAGGAGCAGTAGGTGGAAGTTTCGGTGCTGGATTTGGAGGAGTTGGTGGAGCTGGTGGTGGTAGCCGTGCGACTGGCCATGGTGGTGCATATGCTGGCGGAAAAGAAAGTAACGTAGGAAATAATTTTGGTTCTGCTGGTGATGGGCACGGTAGTAGCCCGTCTGGTGGTGCAGGTGGCCAAACAGGCTCATATGGCATAACCTCTTCATTGGCTGAAAAGTCTCCTTCTGCTAGTGGATCAGCAGGAATTGGTGCAGGTCTTGGCGGCACACTAAGTGCCTCCGGTGGTGTTTCCAGTAATGGAGGTGGTAAAGGGGCTGTAGCACATGAATACGGCAGTGGCAGCAGAGATGGTGGTGGTGTAGGTCTAAGCGGGCATGGAGGCACTAAAGGAGGTCATGATGGTAGTTATGGCCATAGTCATGGTATTGGCAGCGGATCCGGCTTAGCCCTCGGTCTTGCTTTCGATAGTGGCCTTGGAGGTGGATTTGGAAGTTTTGGTAGCAATGTAGCTAGTTCTGGAGGTTATGGCTTTGGTGCATATGGCGCTCGCCCTGGAACGTACGGCGCTGTTGGGCATGGTGGTTATGGTGGTGGAAGTCACGGTGGCGTTGCTGGAGGTTATGGCCATAGTGGTGCTGGAGGTTATGGTAGTGGAGTGCATAGCGCTGGTGGTTATGGCTCTGGTAGTTACGGTGGCGGTTCTGCAGGACCTGTTGGTTTTGGAAGCAATGATGGCTACGGAAGCAGCACAGCTACGTCGGCTTCGGCGTCAGCATCCGCGCATTCATCTGCGGCATCAGGTAGCTACAAAACTGGCTATGGCCGTTGA
- the LOC137250556 gene encoding spidroin-1-like isoform X2, giving the protein MRVLEVFTLTTIYLTLSEAYGVSHGGGTSRGINLGGAKGADGGGLLGVGSGISSGASASSSATATAGGYGGAKADSVASSSAMGIAGIDEGSGKGGSSSALADSAVNAAVGGNAGRLGGYGGGKGASSGYGSTSDGGLGLVGIRGGLGTGAEVGHGGAGGYGAGKGAKGAHGSGREHGSATAGGFSIGGELVTDSESGLRGVGGVGNNGGHGGAGGGGSYGDSLSSSGSTSSSNFEDGSRIEGGNGAASNYGDGKEGSGSHGIAASHGTNIRNEIGGSDGASGFGGGSASAGGLSSGPFVGGIGAGLGAGFDSAGAAGAGGSYGAGKGNAGGHGSFGGHGSTNAGSSGVTAIGADGKGHYGSGSTLSGSSSHGAGSYGSGSVLAGGSSAGTLGQGLGAGVGGAFRGSGASGSYGVGKGYVAGHGSAGGHGTIISDSLGATGKGSEKGYVIDGVIFGAGSKYSYGGGASSHGGGLTSPESSSDGTHEVRKESGIGSSFGGANGAGAGSSYGGGQGNVGGHGSAGGHGSATSDTSGSTGFGVEQGAGIGVVNFGAGGKDSHDGFATSSSSGADGVGTNVATGSGGGFGGAGSYGNEKGGGGGHGLPTGTGSGSGAGSYGGGKGASGGFGLSSGGCFGGSASASESIGSDAGAVGGSFGAGFGGVGGAGGGSRATGHGGAYAGGKESNVGNNFGSAGDGHGSSPSGGAGGQTGSYGITSSLAEKSPSASGSAGIGAGLGGTLSASGGVSSNGGGKGAVAHEYGSGSRDGGGVGLSGHGGTKGGHDGSYGHSHGIGSGSGLALGLAFDSGLGGGFGSFGSNVASSGGYGFGAYGARPGTYGAVGHGGYGGGSHGGVAGGYGHSGAGGYGSGVHSAGGYGSGSYGGGSAGPVGFGSNDGYGSSTATSASASASAHSSAASGSYKTGYGR; this is encoded by the exons ATGCGGGTGCTAGAAGTGTTTACTTTGACTACGATTTACTTGACCTTGAGCGAAG CATATGGTGTTTCACATGGTGGAGGCACTTCTAGAGGCATAAACTTAGGTGGCGCTAAAGGAGCTGATGGTGGTGGCTTGCTGGGCGTGGGATCTGGAATAAGTAGCGGTGCTAGTGCTAGTTCGTCAGCTACAGCTACAGCAGGTGGTTATGGAGGAGCTAAAGCAGATTCTGTTGCTAGTAGTTCTGCCATGGGAATTGCTGGCATAGACGAAGGTTCTGGAAAAGGTGGTAGCAGCTCTGCTTTGGCTGATAGTGCAGTTAATGCTGCAGTTGGCGGCAATGCGGGTAGACTTGGAGGCTATGGTGGTGGTAAAGGTGCATCAAGTGGATATGGATCAACATCAGATGGTGGCTTAGGTCTAGTTGGTATTAGAGGTGGGCTAGGAACAGGTGCTGAAGTTGGACATGGAGGTGCCGGTGGATATGGCGCCGGAAAGGGTGCCAAAGGCGCACACGGATCAGGTAGAGAACATGGATCAGCAACCGCTGGTGGCTTTAGTATTGGGGGCGAACTCGTAACGGACAGTGAAAGCGGACTACGTGGCGTTGGTGGTGTTGGTAATAATGGAGGACACGGTGGCGCTGGTGGTGGTGGTAGCTATGGTGATAGTTTATCATCTTCTGGAAGCACAAGTTCTAGCAATTTTGAAGATGGTTCTCGCATTGAAGGTGGTAACGGGGCAGCTAGCAACTATGGTGACGGAAAAGAGGGATCCGGTAGTCACGGTATAGCGGCAAGTCACGGAACAAACATTAGAAATGAAATAGGAGGGTCGGATGGTGCCAGCGGCTTTGGTGGTGGATCAGCATCAGCGGGAGGTTTAAGTTCTGGCCCATTTGTGGGAGGTATAGGAGCAGGACTTGGAGCCGGCTTTGATAGCGCTGGTGCTGCAGGTGCTGGCGGTAGTTACGGTGCTGGAAAGGGAAATGCCGGTGGGCACGGCTCATTCGGTGGTCATGGGTCTACAAATGCGGGTAGCTCAGGAGTCACAGCAATTGGTGCTGATGGTAAAGGCCACTATGGTAGTGGTTCAACATTATCTGGAAGTAGTTCGCATGGTGCCGGTAGCTATGGTAGTGGATCTGTGTTAGCAGGAGGTTCAAGCGCTGGTACACTTGGACAAGGGCTAGGAGCTGGAGTAGGAGGCGCCTTTCGTGGTTCAGGGGCCAGTGGTAGTTACGGTGTTGGAAAGGGATACGTTGCTGGACACGGCTCAGCCGGAGGTCATGGAACTATTATTTCGGATAGCTTGGGAGCCACAGGAAAAGGAAGTGAAAAAGGGTATGTTATTGATGGCGTAATTTTCGGTGCTGGCAGTAAATATAGCTATGGTGGTGGAGCTAGTAGCCATGGTGGTGGATTAACATCACCTGAAAGTTCAAGTGATGGCACACATGAAGTACGGAAAGAATCTGGAATTGGAAGCAGTTTCGGTGGCGCTAATGGCGCAGGAGCTGGTAGTAGCTATGGTGGTGGGCAAGGGAATGTCGGTGGACATGGCTCAGCTGGTGGTCATGGATCTGCAACCTCGGATACCTCAGGATCCACAGGATTTGGAGTTGAACAAGGAGCTGGTATTGGTGTCGTAAATTTCGGTGCTGGTGGTAAAGATAGCCATGATGGTTTTGCAACATCATCAAGCTCCGGCGCAGACGGAGTAGGAACGAATGTGGCAACTGGTAGTGGAGGTGGTTTCGGTGGTGCTGGTAGTTATGGCAATGAAAAAGGCGGCGGCGGCGGACATGGTTTGCCAACAGGTACTGGCTCAGGTTCCGGTGCCGGTAGCTATGGTGGTGGAAAAGGTGCAAGTGGAGGATTTGGTTTATCATCAGGTGGTTGCTTTGGAG GTTCTGCTTCCGCTAGTGAATCTATTGGCTCAGATGCAGGAGCAGTAGGTGGAAGTTTCGGTGCTGGATTTGGAGGAGTTGGTGGAGCTGGTGGTGGTAGCCGTGCGACTGGCCATGGTGGTGCATATGCTGGCGGAAAAGAAAGTAACGTAGGAAATAATTTTGGTTCTGCTGGTGATGGGCACGGTAGTAGCCCGTCTGGTGGTGCAGGTGGCCAAACAGGCTCATATGGCATAACCTCTTCATTGGCTGAAAAGTCTCCTTCTGCTAGTGGATCAGCAGGAATTGGTGCAGGTCTTGGCGGCACACTAAGTGCCTCCGGTGGTGTTTCCAGTAATGGAGGTGGTAAAGGGGCTGTAGCACATGAATACGGCAGTGGCAGCAGAGATGGTGGTGGTGTAGGTCTAAGCGGGCATGGAGGCACTAAAGGAGGTCATGATGGTAGTTATGGCCATAGTCATGGTATTGGCAGCGGATCCGGCTTAGCCCTCGGTCTTGCTTTCGATAGTGGCCTTGGAGGTGGATTTGGAAGTTTTGGTAGCAATGTAGCTAGTTCTGGAGGTTATGGCTTTGGTGCATATGGCGCTCGCCCTGGAACGTACGGCGCTGTTGGGCATGGTGGTTATGGTGGTGGAAGTCACGGTGGCGTTGCTGGAGGTTATGGCCATAGTGGTGCTGGAGGTTATGGTAGTGGAGTGCATAGCGCTGGTGGTTATGGCTCTGGTAGTTACGGTGGCGGTTCTGCAGGACCTGTTGGTTTTGGAAGCAATGATGGCTACGGAAGCAGCACAGCTACGTCGGCTTCGGCGTCAGCATCCGCGCATTCATCTGCGGCATCAGGTAGCTACAAAACTGGCTATGGCCGTTGA